In a single window of the Papaver somniferum cultivar HN1 chromosome 8, ASM357369v1, whole genome shotgun sequence genome:
- the LOC113303243 gene encoding nonsense-mediated mRNA decay protein 2-like codes for MIMLLMKKLEKLRSLSGSISRSTVRKTVRSSSSSSDSVSLGVFSLLVGASLGQFAIRKIQSAFTTKMARTKAESEKSMAPIKRVVCDDDDDDDDAGNRGSGRGDGGGGREDLEIEEEDGRNDDDEEDDENGGGSGDKDDDDDRNDAGDKEDEEDDSTILKLVRERMNLFANALCCSGDKGEVFDPGKQRWYADYYRHVENPNAKKMFVELAKEGKRTKKTRSQLGEECVEQGQGSHHPLDEQGSREDGGSPGGCAIRVLIEDGKLADQGGTRSCCRNELMFYITFDLNLCF; via the exons ATGATTATGCTTCTAATGAAAAAATTAGAGAAACTTCGATCATTATCAGGATCAATTTCTAGAAGTACTGTAAGAAAAACAGtacgatcttcttcttcttcttcggattcTGTTTCTTTAGGAGTCTTTTCCCTACTGGTTGGTGCGTCTTTAGGACAATTCGCCATTCGGAAAATACAGTCAG CTTTTACTACAAAAATGGCACGTACTAAGGCGGAATCGGAGAAAAGTATGGCTCCAAtcaaaag ggtcgtttgtgatgatgatgatgatgatgatgatgctggtAACCGTGGTTCTGgtcgaggtgatggtggtggtggtagggaGGATTTGGAGATTGAGGAGGAGGATGGAcgcaatgatgatgatgaggaggatgatgaaaatggtggtggtagtggtgataaggatgatgatgatgatcgtaATGATGCTGGTGATAAGGAGGATGAAGAGGATGATTCTACCATTCTTAAGCTTGTG AGGGAACGAATGAATCTTTTTGCAAACGCACTGTGTTGCTCGGGCGACAAAGGGGAAGTGTTCGATCCTGGCAAACAACGTTGGTACGCTGATTACTACAGACACGTTGAAAATCCCAATGCAAAGAAAATGTTTGTTGAGCTGGCTAAGGAAGGTAAGAGGACCAAGAAAACACGTAGCCAACTAGGAGAAGAATGTGTTGAACAGGGACAAGGTAGCCATCATCCTCTTGATGAACAAGGAAGTAGAGAAGATGGTGGTTCCCCAGGGGGATGTGCAATCAGGGTCTTAATAGAAGATGGAAAGTTAGCCGATCAGGGAGGTACTAGGAGTTGTTGTCGAAATGAACTTATGTTTTATATTACTTTTGACTTGAACTTATGTTTCTGA
- the LOC113306116 gene encoding vacuolar-processing enzyme alpha-isozyme-like, translated as MVLLQEVIESKPPRRKWALLVAGSQGYINYRHQADICNAYQLLRGGGLQDENIVTIMYDDVAYHQINPRPGTLINSSSGIDVYNGVPRDYVGETVNVDNLLDVFLARNQIALAAEGSGKMIDSGPEDTIFIYILGHGAPQKLFMPNGEVLDAETLQAAINLKFQQGHYKNILIFVESCYSGSMFYEILQPGMNVYAITACNPLESSYGHYFPMDGENGQPPGYKICLGDIFTSCWIERCRKEDMTTETLNRHYELVRECSLRIGKQTSPNYIQHVTQFGDLESLGNQTMATYIGGGSARKSQLAEVESVKAIKQAGLQREVELKKALSRTEKLKAEHLSKASVEYDVQVQEATCEVCKKQKQAEAVLFGKQNSVEAQKLAAEAQFFAQQQAADGELYAKKKEAEGMVAAAEAQGVYIQSLLKEFDGNYASLRDYLMISGGMFQEVAKINAGAVQGLQPKISIWTNGDGSSAGNGSPTEGGLATGVMKEIAKVYKT; from the exons atggttcttttACAGGAGGTGATTGAAAGTAAGCCTCCCCGAAGAAAATGGGCTCTGCTTGTTGCCGGATCCCAAGGGTATATTAACTATAGGCATCAAGCGGACATCTGTAACGCTTATCAACTTCTAAGAGGAGGAGGCCTTCAAGATGAGAACATAGTTACTATAATGTACGATGATGTAGCCTATCATCAAATTAATCCAAGGCCTGGCACACTAATCAACAGTTCTTCTGGGATTGATGTCTACAATGGTGTCCCAAGGGACTATGTCGGGGAAACTGTAAATGTAGACAATTTGCTAGATGTGTTTCTTGCTCGAAACCAGATTGCTCTTGCTGCTGAAGGATCCGGCAAGATGATTGATAGCGGACCTGAGGACACGATTTTCATCTACATATTAGGTCACGGTGCGCCACAGAAACTGTTCATGCCGAATGGTGAAGTATTGGATGCTGAGACGTTGCAAGCAGCTATTAACTTGAAGTTTCAGCAAGGACACTACAAGAATATTCTAATTTTCGTTGAATCATGCTATTCTGGGAGCATGTTTTATGAAATACTGCAACCTGGGATGAATGTATATGCCATTACGGCATGCAATCCGTTAGAATCCTCTTATGGCCACTATTTCCCCATGGATGGTGAAAATGGCCAACCCCCTGGTTACAAAATTTGTCTTGGAGATATATTCACTTCTTGCTGGATAGAACGTTGTCGTAAAGAAGATATGACAACGGAAACGTTAAACAGACATTATGAGTTG GTGCGAGAATGCAGTTTGAGAATTGGAAAACAAACTTCTCCAAATTATATACAGCACGTGACACAATTTGGAGATCTGGAATCCCTAGGAAACCAGACGATGGCAACATACATCGGTGGTGGTTCAGCTAGAAAGTCACAGTTAGCTGAGGTTGAATCTGTTAAGGCTATCAAACAGGCTGGGTTACAAAGAGAAGTTGAGTTGAAGAAAGCTTTGTCCCGGACTGAGAAATTGAAGGCTGAGCATCTTAGTAAAGCTAGTGTGGAGTATGATGTCCAG GTCCAAGAGGCAACCTGTGAGGTGTGCAAGAAGCAGAAACAAGCAGAAGCTGTTTTATTTGGGAAACAAAACTCAGTGGAGGCTCAAAAACTTGCTGCTGAAGCCCAATTTTTCGCACAACAACAGGCTGCTGATGGAGAATTATACGCAAAAAAGAAAGAAGCTGAAGGAATGGTTGCTGCAGCAGAAGCACAAGGAGTTTATATTCAAAGTTTGTTGAAAGAATTTGATGGGAACTACGCTTCATTGAGAGATTATCTGATGATTAGTGGTGGAATGTTTCAAGAAGTTGCTAAGATCAATGCAGGTGCTGTTCAAGGTTTGCAGCCAAAGATCAGTATATGGACTAATGGAGATGGTTCCTCTGCTGGAAATGGTAGCCCTACTGAAGGTGGATTAGCTACAGGAGTCATGAAAGAAATTGCAAAAGTGTACAAGACGTAG